AGATCTCCCAAAAACCATGGAGATACTCATGGAAAGAGCTTGAGCTTTTGTTCGAGGGAAGAGTGCTTGCGGCCAGCCGAGTGAAACAACTGCCAGGAATTCCAAAGCACGAACCACATCGTGGAGACGAAACGCATCACCACCAAAAGATAGAAACAATAACTGGAATAGAAGCCGTGGCCCGTATAAAAAATCCGATCTTCGGATAGGAAACGTGCGATTCAACAGTTTCTCCGAGTTAACAAAGTCGCCGAGCGAAATCCTCAGCACGGAGACTACTCGTTTCCCTACGCCGTCGAAGCAACGACCCACCTCGAATAAGCACTCCAAGAAATATTGTGAATATCACCGAGACAAGGGTCATACAACTGATGAATGTTGGGCTCTAAAGCAAGAAATCGAAAAGGCCGTTCGATCCGGTAAACTCTCACACCTTGTAAAAGAAGTAAAAGATGGAAAGAAGCCAGCAACAGCAGTTGATAATCCGAACACCGAGCCCGGAATCAATATGATCCGGTCAGCCGAACCAAGAGGGGTAAAGCGGTCGAACCAGCATATGGCGGCATGGATGCACCAACCAACATACTTCCCTCCGGTCGATCCCAATGATGCTCGGGACGGACCGATTACAATTTCAGCTGTTATCGCCGGACACCTGGTCCGAAGAATTTATGTGGACGGAGGAAGCGCCTTTGAGATCATGTATATCCAATGTTTCCAGCAGCTGAATCCCCAAACAAAAAGGAAGTTGATCAAAGTATCTACCCCTCTGATAAGTTTCTCAGGAGAGGTAGTCCGTCCGATAGGACATATTACTCTCCCGACCACATTCAAAGACGGTAACAAGAGTAGAACAGTACCGCTAACTTTCTTGGTTGTTCGAACTCATTCTTCACACAACATAATACTTGGGTGACCCGGATTGCGAGCTCTCGGAGCAATCAGTTCTACAATACACGGTGCCATTAAATTTCCCACCGAAGCGGGCGTCGCCACCATACTGTCAGAATCAAATTCATTTGTCGCCGAAGTAAGACATGCAGCAGAAACAAGCTCCAAAAAGTCCGAAGTACCTACCGAACTTTGGGCAATTAATCCGGATTTTCCCGAACAGCAAGTAGCTATTGGCGCTCAGCTTCCAAAACGAACAAAGCAGCTCCTGTGGGAATTGCTAAGCAACTCGATAGATGTTTTTGCATGGAAACACTCTGATATGCAAGGAGTTCCCAGATCTATGGCACAACATCACCTAAACGTAAAAGAATCAATCAAACCAATAGCACAAAGGAAAAGGCACATGGCGCCGGATCGGGCAAAAGCCATAGCTAAAGACGTTAAGAGTCTTCTAGACGCTGGGATCATCCGGGAGGTTCGGTATCAAACATGGGTGTCAAATCCCGTCTTGGTCCGAAAGAAAGATAATTCGTGGAGAATGTGCATTGATTTCACCGATATAAATGATGCGTGCCCCAAAGACTGTTTCCCACTACCGGAGATTGATGAGAAGATTGATTCTGTCGCCACGTTCAGGTTAAAATGTTTTTTGGATGCCTACAAGGGATATCATCAGATACAAATGGCGGTCGAAGATGAGGATAAGACAGCTTTTGTCACCAACGAAGGAGTATATTGTTTTACCAAGATGCCATTCGGTTTGAAAAACGCCGGTGCTACCTACCAGCGTCTAACGAACAAAGCTTTCAAAGACCAGATCGAACGGAATTTAGAGGTGTACATCGACGATATAGTGATCAAGAGTCACGATGAAGCTACCATGTTGAAAGACATACTTGAAACCTTTACCCGGCTCTGAAGCATCAACATGAAGTTGAACCCCAAAAAATGTACGTTCGGAGTGGAAGAAGGAAAGTTCCTAGGGGTAATGGTCGGATCAAAAGGCCTACGGGCTAACCCGGACAAAATCGATGTTGTTCTTACAATGAAAGCTCCGACGACGGTTAAAGGAATTCAATCCTTAAACGGCCGATTAGCTGCTCTCCATTGGTTCTTATCAAAAGCAGCAGACAGAGACCTCCCGTTCATGGACGTGCTCAGAAAAAGCTTTAAATCGGAGTTCAAATGGACGGAGGAAGCCGCACGAGCTTTCGAAGAGCTCAAAACCTGCCTCGGCACTTTACCAATGCTCACTGTACCAGAAAAAGATGAAGTACTGACCGTTTACCTGGCCGCGTCACATGGAGCCATTAGTGCTGTATTAGTTGCTCACCGAACCGGGGCGCAAATCCCGATTTATTATGTGAGCCGAACGTTAAAAGATTATGAAACGAGGTACTCAAGCTTGGAGAAATTAGCTCTGGCATTAGTCCATGCCTCAAGAAGACTTCGCCGATACTTCCAAGCTCACCCAATCGAGGTGCGAACGGATCAAAGAATCCAACATGTCCTCCGACGACCCGAAGTTTCAGGACGCATGGCGAAGTGGGCAATTGAGCTCGGAGCATTCAATATTATTTTCAGAACCAAAGGTCCACTAAAAGGACAGGTAGTAGCTGACTTTTTGGTTGGAACGCCAGAAGAAAAGGTAGTTAAAGAAGCCGAGAAAGCTCCAGTCAAACCATGGACCCTGTACACGGACGGAGCTTCAAGCTCCGAAGGGTCAGGGGCAGGTTTAATTCTCACCGATCCAGAGGGCACAGATATGACGTACGCGCTCTGATTAGAATTCAAGAGCTCCAATAATGAAGCCGAGTACAAGGCTTTACTAGCAGGTCTACGATTGGCGGAAAAGGTCGGTGCAAGAGACGTCATAGCCCATGTAGACTCGTTGCTCGTAGCGAATCAGGTGAACGGAGTGTACGAAGCAAGGGAAGCTAACATGATCGGGTATCTCGAACAGGTAAAGCAAGTTATGGCGTTGTTTGATTCTTGTAAAGTGGAGCACGTCACTCGTAGCAAAAACAAGAAGGCCGATGCACTGAGCAAATTAGCATCCGTGTCGTTTAGTCACCTAGCAAAAGAAGTAAGAGTAGAAGTATTGACTGCACCATCGATTTCTGCTCCTCACGTTATGCAAGTAGAAGCTCCGGCACAGACATGGATGACGCCCCTAATTAATTACTTGGTACACGATGTTTTGCCAGTCGATAAGGCCGAAGCAAGGAAAATCCAGATCAATTCTCTGCAGTATCAGATGCAGGAAGGAGGCTTATACCGAAAGACTTTTCTCGGACCTCTGTTAAAGTGCCTGGACCCGGAGCAAGCCAGTTATATCATCAGGGAAATACACTATGGCATCTGCGGCATCCATGCCGGACCAAAGATGATAGTAACGAAGGTAAAAAATGcagggtattactggcccggaaTGCATGAAAGTGCGGTAAAAGAGCTCCAACAGTGTGATGAATGCCAAAGGCACGCACCAATCAGCCTCCGAGCCAAGAACGAAATGATACCGGTAACCGCAACATGGCCCTTCCAAAAGTGGGGCGTTGATATCGTCGGGCCTTTTCCAAGATCAAGCGGAAGCGCTCAATATCTGCTAATCGCGGTGgattatttcaccaaatgggtggaagcCCGACCGTTTATAGTCATCTCCGGCTACAACGTGGCACGTTTCTTCTGGGAACAAATCGTATGCCGATTCGGTCTTCCGTTCTACATTATAAGCGACAATGCAAAACAGTTTGCAGAAAACTCATTTAAGCGCTGGTGCGAAAATCTGAAAATTAACCAAGTCTTTTCCTCGGTTGCCCACCCTTAGGGTAACGGGCAGGTCGAACAGATCAATCGACGAATCGTCGACGGGATAAAGAGGAGACTCGGTTACGAGGGAAAAGGCTGGGCGGACGAGTTGCCAAACGTTTTATGGGCACACCGAACACTGCACAAGACTAGCAACGGAGAAACACCGTTTAGTCTTACTTACGGTACCGAGGCAGTGATTCCCGCTGAGATCGGGCTCCCAAACCAGAGGTGCAAGAATTGGGAGGAAAATGAACATGAACTCCGGTCTAATCTTGATTTGTTAGAAGAACGCCGTAACAT
Above is a window of Helianthus annuus cultivar XRQ/B chromosome 14, HanXRQr2.0-SUNRISE, whole genome shotgun sequence DNA encoding:
- the LOC110906528 gene encoding uncharacterized protein LOC110906528, which produces MVGSKGLRANPDKIDVVLTMKAPTTVKGIQSLNGRLAALHWFLSKAADRDLPFMDVLRKSFKSEFKWTEEAARAFEELKTCLGTLPMLTVPEKDEVLTVYLAASHGAISAVLVAHRTGAQIPIYYVSRTLKDYETRYSSLEKLALALVHASRRLRRYFQAHPIEVRTDQRIQHVLRRPEVSGRMAKWAIELGAFNIIFRTKGPLKGQVVADFLVGTPEEKVVKEAEKAPVKPWTLYTDGASSSEGSGAEFKSSNNEAEYKALLAGLRLAEKVGARDVIAHVDSLLVANQVNGVYEAREANMIGYLEQVKQVMALFDSCKVEHVTRSKNKKADALSKLASVSFSHLAKEVRVEVLTAPSISAPHVMQVEAPAQTWMTPLINYLVHDVLPVDKAEARKIQINSLQYQMQEGGLYRKTFLGPLLKCLDPEQASYIIREIHYGICGIHAGPKMIVTKVKNAGYYWPGMHESAVKELQQCDECQRHAPISLRAKNEMIPVTATWPFQKWGVDIVGPFPRSSGSAQYLLIAVDYFTKWVEARPFIVISGYNVARFFWEQIGNGQVEQINRRIVDGIKRRLGYEGKGWADELPNVLWAHRTLHKTSNGETPFSLTYGTEAVIPAEIGLPNQRCKNWEENEHELRSNLDLLEERRNIAAIKEARYKKKIEKYYNARAKLYKFKVGDYVLQNNDASRVEARGKLAPKWEGPYRIKEASDKGSYVLEKIDGTPVPRTWNGVHLKKCFM